The genomic segment aaaataggtGTGTTTGTGTGAATTTTATGACTGATTGatcagcaaaaataaaaaatgatcaaaaataaatgtaatatataattataaaaaggtataaaaccatcaaaaattatattattatgataaaatataaaaatatttaattgattaattacaaaaaccacaaaaatatcatcaaaaacaaattttaaagtgaaatgtttattattttatgcatttggTTTGTCACCAAAAATTGCATCATGTGACAAACtgcgacatatatatatatatatatatatatatatgcttgaaTTCATAATCATAAATCTTCTGGATTGTCCTTAGAAATATCATGCAAGAGACGATGCGATGAAAACTTTTCTAAGTGTTACCCAAAGAACTAGTGAATGAATAAGAGATatgcacaaatatatataatacgaaatatatatatatatatatatatattttaattataattaaaattaaattttgttggtttttttttataagtccCTCACAGCAACCTCACGCAACCATAAATGCTTGCAGGAAATAACTTTTAATATCGAACGATTTTAAACGGTCCAACATACGGTAGTATAAAGCggttttatgattattatcatTGACGATTTAAAACGATTGATTATTTTATCAATCACTAATTATCGCAACCGCTTGCAAACATACTGTTTTAGGATAGCAAGGGAAGAACCAATCAATACCTTATAGGGAAAAACATTACTGTGTAATTGATGTACAAGACACGAGGTactttaatagtttttttttaaaattgctcGATATTGAACTTTTCTCAAGTTTGGTCAAACTAAGCTCTGACCATATATTCGAACAGTAGTGCCTAATTAAGTAGAACAGTTTGACAAAAGAagtttttatacattttgaaTTGATGACCACGTTTTTGAGTTATAGTCTATAAATCTATTCAACACTATAACTTTTCATATCCTCCAGTTTCGCATGGCCACTGTTTTTGCGAACTCAGAAAGCAGAATTATAGTTGGCATACTGttctatatatactattatagGCGTGGCCACAActatattatactattatagTTGGCAGAACTATAATTCTGATGGGTCGATTTTTAAAGGCGTGGGGTTGCTTTCTACTATTGATTGCTGACCTAGAATTCTCCCTATATAGTCTCCTTGTGCTTCTTTATCATCAGTTAGTTGCCCTTATCTAATAGGTCTCTGTCTTGCTTTGTTGATGTTTGAAGCTTTTTTGATTCTAGGCATAGTTTTTGGTTGATGTTTATGATTCCCTCATTCATGTACTTGTGAGACTATAGAAGAAGTATTGCAGTTATAGCACATTTTTAAGGGCATGTATCACTCTCCTCGGATCATCTTTTCCGACCCTCCAAAGCCTTTTCGGAATCTTTTTGATCTTCTCAGAAGGTTCTAGAACCATCCACTTCGTCTTGCTCAAACCTTCCTCCATCTCAACGCTCCCTACGTGAACCTTGTAGGACATTTTGACGAGGGAGAGAAATTGGTTATCTCTCTCCTTGTTTTGTAATAAGAATAGAATGTGTTGTTAGtgtattctctatatatagctttttgtgtgtatatatattatgtatatgtatatatagagtgATGGATCTATGGTTTGCGTATGCAATGCGTTAACTATATAGCCGGccagaagaaaacaagttttataATACGTGTGATTGTGTTGGTTGAACTACGAGAATCTCTTTTAGGTTCAATTGGTAATTAAAAATGATGAATGAGGGAAGTATTGCAGTTATAGCACTATTATTATGTGTGTATATCCGAAAAATGATGTGCTAAATTTTAATGATGCCTTGTTGcaatgtttgattggtttagTGAGCAGAGTAGAGTGAGTAAAGAGATGGCTGGGCACAAGATCGCACATGCAACTTTGAAAGGTCCAAGTGTTGTGAAGGAGTTAGTAAACGGTCTCGCACTATGGCTTGCGGCTGGTGGGCTATGGAAAATGCATCACTGGAACGAGCAGAGGAAAACAAGAGCCTTCTATGATTTGCTTGAGAAAGgatatattggtgttgttgttgcagagGAGTAAGTTAGTAATAGAGGGAGATTTGATGATGACATTATTTGTCAACGCCTATTTATTTACCAAAACAAGATcccaaatatttttgattttgccactatctaaaacaaattaaacacttgcaagatgatttggttgagaatatttgggcaaaatttggagcaaattggtattaaaattaatccttctctccatttataaattgcacttctattttaatatttattaatgtttttattatgtcttgtatgtttgaaaattaattaaaatacaatattttcttatttaataaaatcttatatatttatacatttatcctacttctattctatttaaaatttttaaagtttaaaaaataatattttcagaaataAGAGACcaaaaataagaacctaccaataaaagagaaaattttatctaagaaattatgagttcttatattccaaataatgcacaattaattcataaaaaatttaagaactccctTTCTAATATACTACCGATAATCATGGTCTAACAAATCTAGTTGACTATTTAGTagccaaaattttcaatatttttgactaaaaaattgaaaataatctaaatattttttaactcaGATACAGATATCATGTAATAGAAATTAGAGTTAACATGAGTAAAGATGTATAATTTTTGGGGATTGGTTTACATGTCGAGTTAAATAAGATGTGTATTCCAACCCTAACCCACCCTTGCACATTCAAAATTCGTTTACACATACAACGAATAACAACCATAAATTTAGCCATTTACCCAgatactttatatataaaatactagaaaaaaacataatattttaataataaatttaaaatataaaaagtactataatattagagaaaaaatataaaaaatattatcatgtaGTGTATATAGCAGAACGGGTTATGATcgatatattatttaaaaagatatatgtaaaattttattggcATTAACTCACAtatgtattttcaaaattatatatattgttgattatattatctatatatatttttggagacatttataaaataaatcctgaagttgacACGTATTTACAGGTATGCCATTggtattaaataattaatttaataaacaaattaactctacttatatttgattttttttatagaaactaagtgtttaaaagttaacaaacatataaatgtataaaaaaatttatttccttattttataaggaggtgagtgaagaagtattgttctttaaaaatttgaaaaactgatttgaaaaagtgacttttagtctcacattttatattttactttcacggattTCGTATGATCAGTTTTtgcagattaaaaatctttgaacatgttgcgtgatccgcctagcatggcgagtttggactatagaaccaacactaaaactattaatttatttcatatactatagatttgtagtcatagtttggaaaattaacttataaatgatttagtatatgaactacaaaatattacacatactacaacacattcttaatattcaaaaaaaaaaatgtatatacataaaaatatacactaacataccatataggcatatacctctatttaattatagaaaacaaaactaagtgttttaaaattttacattttatctaataacaaatttaatgtaactAGGTTATAAAGTGTATCAAACgtaaggaaaagaagaaaaaattctaaacaaaattataaatgaattagataaaatttaattaattggtaatttgaaaactaaataaattaaaaattatcatttaaaaataaactaatttataatttagtcacgcggtgtaccgcgggtgaaaatcTAGTAATGGTTTATATAGCATGACGGGCTATGCTCGACATTAATgtgaatttaaaatatcattaaaactGTACCAAactaacattattatatataaagagaaaaaaatactttataaataaaacaacaaaaaacaaactatacaattttttatatgtcttaagtataataaaaaaaatttccataagtaaaaataatttaataaattaagagCCGTTgcttattttactatatattatactaatgTGGATTAATCAAAATTGAGAGTGTaaaattttgtatgtaaaaaacGAATATGATACCAAAACAAGACCAAACCTGTAACGTCAAATCCTTATTCTATAAGTCACAAGTAAAGTCTCAATTAACTGCCACTCTCTCCATTTCACACCTGTCTTAAGTCCCAAATTATCATCTTTCACAATTTTTGGTtaacatatttcattttaaaacaaaaaaaacatttattttaattttgcaacagagaaaaaaaaaacacaaaagaagaaaactgcTACGCCTCTTCACCCACGATCTCCACTTCGCCATAATAAGTTCAATTATGGATCAACGAGCTGATTTCATACAAAAAGCTttcaatctcttccttttctcATCCCTCTTTCTGCTTCCTTTAATCGGGTACAAAAAACGAAACCTCTATTctgaatttagggttttaatagttttcttcttctatttgtaTTCAATCGATTTTCTTATGATTTAGGTTTTaatagctttcttcttctgtttgtattcaatcaaattgatttaggttttaatagctttcttcttctgtttgtaTTCAATCGAATTTCATATGATTTAGGTATTTCATTGCTGTTTGAAATCGAAGATCCTATCCAATTGAAAATTTCACaatgttttcttagttttcagaattatgattcTTACATTTTGATTTGGAATTGCAGCTTGTTGATCGATACTTCATTCTCCAGATATGCCGCTTGATATTACGCCTATTGAAACGACCGCACCCGGATTTCCAATCCTTCTACAGGACACACGGGAGATAATCTCACCCAAACCCCATAATTCTGACAAGACAACCGGCATCAACCGCTTCTGACAAAAGTTCCACAAATACTATCTAGAGCAACCTATCTCATACTCTGGAGCTACTAACAGTAATCATACAAATCTACTTCAGCTCCATAAGCATTTACATTTATAGACTCTGATTACTCCTCCAACTAGCCACTTCACGATCCACCAAAGCAAGCCACTTAAACATATATctcaaacaccacctcatctagttactgagtcgcacaaccaaccacccctagcgaccgagtaacaagagaggtgggctggaatagttcattccgtccagccacggaAACATTTCTCCAACTAATCCTTCGATTCATCGTCTTAGCTTTAAGCCGACATTCCTGAGCTCTAACTTGGTTCTACAACCACCCCGACCTTGCTTCATAAGCTTAAAGAGGTTCTAGCTCAAACCGAGCTTGTTGGATCAACCAACAACACAACTTAACACAATTCAATCCATAAAAAAGCTTATATAAACACTCAAATAATTCGTAAACTAACCGTTGAAATCGAATTTCCACCGTGGGATATGAAGCCCGTACTATCACGAGTATCTCTACCGAATTTCGTCTTCATCAAACAAGTTTTGAACCCCCAAACGCCGCCTAGAAGGAGCCATCTCGGaacagtttctagggttcacACTTAAGCCAGATTTCACAGTTCCAGCGAATTACTTGTCTAGGAAGAAACAAACATAACTCCTCTAGACCCGTACTCCTCTCACGACCCCTCTCCCATTTCATCTCTATCGTCACCACAACCCTACACGGAATCACAACAACACGTTGACCACATCCCACTCTCTCCACCtacatctctttctctttcgacGTCCACCTAGGGTATACTCTCATCGTCCGTAACCGCCCCGAAGCTCGTTGCtcccttttttattaaaagagtaaaattaGGGCTTTTGGTTTAGGCTGGTTTAGTTTCggtttaataaacaaaactcaattaaaccatatgatcacatatataattgagCTTGGTTTAATTAACAACTCCTCCTAAACCAACCAGAATAAACCGATTCAACTTCAGTTCCCTACCAATCATTTACGTATTAATTTTTGGGACACGGGCGTTACACCTATTTCCCAGTTAACACTAGCATCAGATCCATGTAAAATCAATGTTCGAATTGTCCGTCTTTGAGGATTCCCAAAAAAGATAAACCAGATGAATTTTCAGGAATCGATCTTCTCCTTGTGGACAAAAAGATATGTTAAAGTTCACTTATGCAATTTTCAATATCTAATATTACTATGTTTAACGTTTTAGTTGTTAGGCCAGTGAAACAAGCAAAACTTACCTGTTTTTCTAAGTTAATCTATCTTATTCTATTAAATGTCTgcactaatttttaaaaaactctatgacaagttcttttgttttattttgaaacagGGAAGTAGGATACAAGCTTCTGTAAAAGGAAAATTACTCTCAAAATTTTAGAAGGACTTAAAAGAAGGGGATTGTTGTGTTCTTATGAACTTTGAATTATGCCCCAATCTTGGAAATTTTCGATCTTGTGACCATCCTTACAAGATCAATTTCCTATTCTACACATGTGTTAAACCGAGCGAGGAAATTTCTAATCTAGAAGCGTCTTTCAACTTCTGTCCTTTTTCTGAGATACTAGCAAGAACAAACGATGATACTATATTCATCGGTACGTTATCTCCACcattgtttttttacaaatatttttctacatGTTATTTCTCTATATAGTTTTTCTAATTTGTAAACATTATTGGGGAGATTGTTCGAATGAATGAAGTTAAGAATCTCACTACTACCGAAGGTCCCACAAAATTGCTTAATCTTCAGCTCAAGGATTTTGGGTAATTCTTTTTCTATCCACCGTTAGTTCATctttaaaatctatattttaaatatttgtttatcaGCTCTTTAAGgtcctttacttttttttctcagGGATTCATTAATTGATGTTGCCTTATGGGGTAAAGTTGCAGAAGATGTCCACTTTAATATTAACTCCCAACCATCTGGTCCTGTTATATTCCTTGGAAGCTTAATGAAGACTTTGTTATATCAAGGTATACCTTATTATGCAATTTACCACTTTCTCTCACTTATTTCAAAACAGTGTCATTATCTTTGTTTGACGTATATTAGACAAATTGAAAGATGAGATATCTCATAcgtttaactttatttttccaGGTAAAGGCAcagttcaaagttcaaaatttacaacaaaaatttatatcaattcTCCTCTACCAGAGATTCTCCAGTTTCAAGAAGCGTAAGTACATTTAGATAACATTTCTTCTCCTAAATTTCATTGCCCTATACTTTCATCTGAATAAACTCCCGTATTTTTTTAGGCTGTGCACCGAGGAACCAAGAACATCTATTACTGAAATAAAATCTTGAAGCTCAATTCAAATTTCCAAACAGTCGTTTCTCTTATCTGAAAAGAAAACTATCATCGACCTCATGAAAAGTTACCAGGTAAGAATACAATTATACATACCTATGGCATTGTTTAACattgttatttttatctacTAAACATATTCATTATTAAAACCTAGGCTAAGAGCTGCAACATACTAGCATCAATTTCCCTGGCACCAAAAACTTCATGGTTTTACATTTGGTGTATGATTTGCTGTACAAAAGTGACTCAATACTTTAACCTGAAACTGAAGAACTAGAAGCAGACAAGTATTCTTGTGTGAAATGTGCTAAACAGATAACCACGACGCAACCAAGGTTATTCATGTTTTAAGTATTTGTTGACATGTTAATCTATGTTGGTGTTGAGTTTGTATATTTATGAACCATCTCTACTCTTGCAGGTTCAAGGCAACAGACAACACTGGTAGCActtcattaattttatttgatgatgTGGTCATTCCACTCATTAAAAAATCTGCATATGAATTGCTTGAGCAACAAGTGCATGTACTCTCATTTCCTCTTTATCTAATTACCATTTTTATCATCATATCTTTcctttgtaatatatatgaaaaacatAATGAATATGTTTTCAAGATCATGCTTAAAGAAGATGCAAAACATAATCAATCTTCTTCATACAAAGTAATAAGTCTTACTGATGTTCCAGACATTGTTCAGAGTTTTTCTGAATGTGATTCTACTTTGGtaagttaaaattaaatgttattGAATTTAATgcataagtttatttttttcttattatttgctTTGATGGTTGCTTTTAGAATGCTAATGACCAAGAAATAATCATTGTATCTAGAACTTCAACTGGAACTTCAATTGGGACCTCAATTCAGGTtataaactttatttattaCTCATTCATACTTTTGTACGATTACTTAACAAATTATGTCTTTCAGGCTGAAAACATGTCTTCTGCAGTCATAAATATAGACAACGATGCCAACAAGGGTTGTAACATTTCCATCCCAACTCCAACAAGAAAAAAGATCCTTCCCAGCATCTAAAGATGTGCAAAAATCATCAACGAAGCCTAAGCTAATGTCCAAGAATCAGattaagaaggaaaaaagtgaTTGTAGGAAAAAGTTGTTATGTGTTtcttattttactttgttaggacttaggattatctttttttatcttcaagTTTAGGACGATTATCACTTTTcaatttatgattttctttttagggTATTACCATgtaaatttttacatatttatgcAAGTGAATATCTTTATGTTCTAATATGAATTTTCATAAACTATGAATAGAAACTATATGATACAATATAAGAAATCTTAACCAAATTTTGAGTGgtggaagaaaatgaaacaaaaacaatatatgcaacaattcttttaaaattttaaaataacattatgACGTGAAGACAAAGAACTAATACTTCATTAAGATAAGGATGAAccgtttttatatatttacacttTTAACTGTATCTAccatttatttttacaattgaCAGTTACCATAATTATCTATTCTAATCAAACCACCTAAATACAAAGTACTCGATAGTTACTCTTTCTCCACCATTTGCATCTTCATACTTTTCCAATACGGTCTCAGTTCAGTTCCAATTATCAGTTCTCTAATGTTCATATCAACCTGAAACTGATTCAAATAAAAGCTCTTTCAATCATCATAGACAGAGAAAGATGAAGGTATCAACACCAAAGAAAAGAAGGTTGGAGTGGATGACAATTCGTtcagagaagaaaaataaacaaagagaagatCAAGGTAGTACAAAACCATGAAAACCTATTCTTCTATCtcatttatttatgaaaataaggTTCCATTTAACTTATTTCCTATCTTATATCTGCAGAAAACATCCCTCCTAATTCTGAAGCCAACTCAACATCACCAATACAGCCAAACAGAGTTTCTCCTAATATCTTGATCGATATAACAAATGGTATTCTCAACTGCtaagattatatattattggaACCTTATATTATGATGATTACACACTTATTTCTAATGCTTTTAATAGGACATGAATCTCCAAGAATGAAACGGATGCGTATTATAAAAGAGACGAAATCTAAAAGAAAGAATGGAGAATCATGTAAGTATATTGTTCACAACCAGAATCATGTAAAAAATGTGTTTACAAGCAGTATCATAAATATCATACCTTCTTTTCAGCTTCTGGTCCAGGTAATAACTTGGATGAAAACGTTGAAGAACCATATATGGCACGTCATTTTGAATCGAGAAATGATAATCCCAAAGCAGCTCCATCTAAAGGTACATAGTGTCCATCAACATCCTATAAACTCTGTTTTAATTCAAATTCTGCAGACCATGCATCATCTTTGTATAATCTCATACACTACTTATTTCTAATGCTTTTAATAGAACATGAATCTCCAAGAATGAAACGGATGTGTATTATAAAAGAGACGAAAGCTAAAAGAAAGAATGGAGAATCATGTAAGTATATTGTTCACAACCAGAATCatgtaaaaatattgttttcaagcAGTATCTTAAATATCATACCTTCTTTTCAGCTTCTGCTTCAGGTAATAACTTGGATGAAAACGTTGAAGAACCATATATGGCACCTGAATCGAGAAATGACAATCCCAAAGGAGCTCCATCGAAAGGTACAATTAATCATCAACATCCTAATTTAAGAAAAAGTGACAGTAAATTATAAActgttttaattcaaattttgtagACCATGCATCATCATCACGCTCACTTAACTCACTATATAACCCAGAAGGTAAGCTCAAAcctcattattttattatgaaCCTATCACTTATGAATATGCTACAATAGTTATTTAAGTTATACTTTCTCGAACAGTATATGATGAAAATGGAGATGCAACCTACAGTTGTGAGCATTGTGGAGCTTTAATGTGGTACAACAAGCGAATagacaaaagaagcaaaaaatctAATCCAAAGTTCTCACTATGTTGTATGCACAGAAAGATTGATCTGCCACTACCACCATAACCTCCCCAGAAACTTAAAGATCTCATGCTCAAAGGTgatgaaaaaagcaaaaatttcATGGAGAACATTATACCCTATAATTTAATGTTCGCATTCACATCCATGGGTGGAACAATTGACACATCAGTGAACAAAGGACGCGGACCAAATGTTTACCGACTTCATGGTCACAATTGTCATCGGATTGGCAGTTTACTTCCTCCTCCAGGAAAATCTCCTAAATACAATCAACTGTATATACAAGACAATGAGAACGAGAACCAGAACAGGATAGACGCATTcatattctaaaaattaatcacataattttttgtagtgaaaAGAGAACAGGTAAattaccaaaatcaaaaatcctACGAGATGATATTGTGGAAGATATCAAAAACATGCTAAATGATTTTAATCCATACTCGAAGATTCTGAGAACAACCAAAGATCGTTTTCAAGACACAGCTTCGTCAAATGTTCAGCTAAAGTTGATTTCAAGGCGAACTGCATGTGCTCAAAGTGGTAAAACATACAATCTTCCTACTACATCAGAAGTTGCTGCCTTATATGTTGGGGATTTCGATCTAGAAATGGAGCCAAGAGACATTATTTTGGAAACAATGGAagggaaattaaaaagaatcagTGAACTTCACGCTGGATATCTTCCATTACAATATCcacttttgtttccttttggaGAAGATGGTTACCATATTTATCTAGAACTCAAGAGGACTACATCAGGATCCACAAATCCACGTACCAGGGTTAGTATGAGTGAATTTTTTGCATACAAGCTCATGGAACGTCCAAATCATCCCACAACTTTAACGAGCTCCCGCAAGTTATTTCAGCAGTTTCTGGTAGATGGATTGAGGATGA from the Camelina sativa cultivar DH55 chromosome 12, Cs, whole genome shotgun sequence genome contains:
- the LOC109128130 gene encoding probable cytochrome c oxidase subunit 5C-3, giving the protein MFDWFSEQSRVSKEMAGHKIAHATLKGPSVVKELVNGLALWLAAGGLWKMHHWNEQRKTRAFYDLLEKGYIGVVVAEE
- the LOC109128046 gene encoding uncharacterized protein LOC109128046, with the translated sequence MKVSTPKKRRLEWMTIRSEKKNKQREDQENIPPNSEANSTSPIQPNRVSPNILIDITNEHESPRMKRMCIIKETKAKRKNGESSSASGNNLDENVEEPYMAPESRNDNPKGAPSKDHASSSRSLNSLYNPEVYDENGDATYSCEHCGALMWYNKRIDKRSKKSNPKFSLCCMHRKIDLPLPP